Proteins found in one Aspergillus chevalieri M1 DNA, chromosome 2, nearly complete sequence genomic segment:
- a CDS encoding MIZ zinc finger domain protein (COG:K;~EggNog:ENOG410PNZG;~InterPro:IPR004181,IPR018527,IPR013083;~PFAM:PF02891;~TransMembrane:1 (o507-527i);~go_function: GO:0008270 - zinc ion binding [Evidence IEA];~go_function: GO:0046872 - metal ion binding [Evidence IEA]) codes for MPPKVRPHLSNPRADHEVESCNSTASLFLGGRRKSWMLNSNTFTFTPIHSRSDSTTSLSPSTSQPLPPPPAPPPPPLPSRTRCPSSDNNATAAAITPSSSTPGHASSSPQGMRNPSSLLPSSSSRTPLISTPASAASSPPGNQLPAPVPTSSVSAPDKDGQSDSQVTATTAFAPDSSLMSPVTPGESLHQQQLQFLQLQRQSQTQHVISSSPPGNPSLSTASTTAIPATTATSGGGQTSAPGTSQAFSLPSPDPSNPSYPSPSSAVDKTTGDQPCPVFPSPATRPAQRQTPQSLNSPQARDAGLPVAGNSTALNTVAVSPQHNRPHSSACPVPMTLSTSASQQMAGSNSTELPIDNAFWAQSHQFLDMFIKDYSKTVGLSDSVEFPRVRLLRDACNSQDLLYLALHQAFCLSTWDPSQLSSFPEFSGPAALGLKVVEQLLVENQRLSPGFLEWCSLFPHSSNIMATSPQYRAASHQVARCLASLHENWQAYDAQVRARAYPPLIDELVVRFGVTSSVMLSIVFLAMCRRVYGGKHEAQLKDLWLRNKQNYNRRFQNPQQISPEQMRLENERLIKAYLALHTAHVNSPRVGTPAVGSPQVNSPQLVTAPHSSSSHVRRQSMPSQPPTPSLPAASQQHSQPASPATISFPGSRSPVARAPTVHTGLQHHVNQSPRVPTTVANPSAQFSTNAHTRIPSSGTFPYSPLAPPVEGASPGAYYHPQWMITRQMFGPTIPPARETTPPSTNTNPAPSAPGPPSQQVASSRALQGRTTSTTANAPNTARARAGNGANRQPRHPTMSASRGSAVVGPQRTWAPVAQTTLLPQPGWIPVNTVRPNSLRVALHQAHLRDPMLKMIRRTPTGEEETELFQYLRAFMVPPTPLGLVECGFHWNFTLGPAHCQNMTRSIFCGTGERSLRVLAEGCQTYRLRCIKVPPSASKLTGHDWSVAETVWPSVVYIFVNDAELHVRRKVHNGKDIPLDITDYLHEGINRVSIHLIRSAAEAKDVYYVAGVEVFDIAEYATVRSNARELPASESRARIQQRLAARATDDELSIVNDDLTVNLVDPFMARIFNTPVRGSTCAHQECFDLDTFLMTRASKSGKGPMKENWKCPICGEDARPTSLIIDGFLAEVLAELKRTNRVEDARAIQIRANGSWELKTDREPQAAEERNGNRAGSAANGVAAKRKHDDATSASPLPQRLKSEVSSTPSAGAGAGRSPQPEVIELD; via the coding sequence ATGCCGCCCAAAGTCCGTCCCCACTTATCTAATCCGCGTGCCGATCATGAAGTCGAGTCTTGCAATTCCACCGCTAGCCTTTTTCTAGGCGGCCGGCGCAAATCTTGGATGTTGAATTCCAATACTTTCACCTTCACTCCAATTCACTCTCGTTCAGACTCGACTACTTCACTGTCTCCTTCGACCTCTCagcctctccctccccctcctgcccctcctccaccaccgCTACCTTCGCGTACTCGTTGTCCTTCGAGTGATAACAacgccaccgccgccgccattACCCCATCCTCGTCTACTCCCGGACACGCGTCTAGCTCGCCGCAAGGCATGCGAAATCCGTCCTCGCTCTtgccatcttcttcttcacgcACTCCGTTGATTTCGACTCCGGCTTCTGCTGCGTCATCGCCCCCTGGCAACCAACTGCCTGCTCCCGTTCCTACGTCCTCCGTTTCCGCTCCGGATAAGGATGGTCAATCGGACTCGCAGGTGACCGCTACCACTGCATTCGCGCCGGATTCAAGTTTAATGTCTCCAGTCACCCCAGGAGAGTCGCTTCACCAGCAACAACTACAATTCCTACAGTTACAACGGCAGTCGCAGACACAGCACGTGATTTCGTCTTCCCCCCCGGGGAATCCGAGCTTATCCACCGCGTCAACCACTGCAATCCCTGCAACGACTGCCACGTCCGGCGGAGGTCAGACCAGCGCGCCTGGTACCAGTCAGGCTTTCTCCCTTCCCTCACCCGATCCCAGCAATCCATCCTATCCGAGCCCCTCAAGTGCGGTGGATAAGACCACCGGAGATCAGCCATGTCCTGTTTTCCCGTCTCCAGCTACCAGACCGGCACAGAGACAAACACCGCAGTCACTGAATTCTCCTCAGGCCAGGGACGCGGGACTGCCTGTAGCGGGTAATTCGACTGCTCTGAACACCGTCGCGGTGTCCCCGCAGCATAATAGACCCCATTCCTCGGCCTGTCCCGTTCCCATGACACTCAGTACTTCAGCCTCCCAGCAGATGGCTGGATCCAACTCGACTGAATTACCAATTGACAATGCCTTCTGGGCACAATCGCATCAGTTTCTGGACATGTTTATCAAAGATTATTCAAAAACGGTTGGCCTGTCAGACTCCGTGGAGTTTCCTCGCGTGCGTCTTCTCCGCGACGCTTGCAATTCCCAAGACTTGTTGTATTTGGCATTGCATCAAGCGTTTTGTCTCTCAACATGGGATCCATCCCAGCTTTCATCATTTCCGGAATTCTCTGGTCCTGCGGCTCTCGGTCTCAAAGTGGTTGAGCAGCTTCTGGTGGAAAATCAGCGATTGTCTCCTGGTTTTTTGGAATGGTGTAGTCTATTTCCTCACAGTTCCAACATCATGGCGACAAGCCCTCAGTACAGAGCGGCCTCGCACCAGGTCGCACGATGCTTGGCCTCACTCCATGAGAACTGGCAGGCATATGATGCACAAGTGAGGGCGCGTGCCTATCCTCCGTTGATTGACGAGTTGGTGGTGCGGTTTGGAGTAACATCCTCGGTGATGCTATCAATTGTATTTCTGGCTATGTGTCGGCGGGTGTACGGAGGTAAACACGAAGCACAATTGAAAGATTTGTGGCTCCGTAACAAGCAAAATTACAACCGTCGCTTTCAAAACCCACAACAAATAAGCCCCGAGCAGATGCGGCTTGAAAATGAACGTTTGATTAAGGCGTACCTGGCATTGCATACGGCGCATGTTAACTCACCCCGAGTCGGCACTCCGGCAGTCGGTTCGCCACAGGTCAACTCGCCACAGCTTGTGACCGCTCCTCACTCATCTAGCTCTCATGTGAGGAGGCAAAGTATGCCGTCACAACCACCGACACCATCACTGCCAGCAGCTTCTCAACAACATTCTCAGCCCGCATCCCCTGCAACGATATCGTTTCCTGGGAGTAGAAGCCCGGTAGCAAGGGCACCCACTGTTCATACGGGGCTTCAGCATCACGTCAATCAAAGCCCTCGTGTTCCCACAACTGTTGCTAACCCATCCGCTCAATTTTCCACAAATGCGCACACCCGCATTCCTAGCAGTGGTACTTTCCCATACAGTCCATTAGCACCCCCGGTTGAAGGTGCTTCGCCTGGTGCGTACTACCATCCGCAATGGATGATCACACGACAAATGTTCGGGCCTACCATACCGCCAGCTCGTGAAACGACACCTCCGTCAACAAATACCAATCCAGCACCATCGGCGCCTGGACCACCGTCCCAGCAGGTTGCGTCCTCGCGTGCTCTTCAGGGTCGAACAACCTCTACGACGGCGAATGCACCAAACACGGCTCGGGCGAGAGCTGGAAATGGGGCGAACAGGCAGCCCCGGCATCCAACTATGTCCGCCTCTCGCGGCTCTGCTGTGGTCGGGCCACAGCGGACCTGGGCTCCTGTCGCTCAGACCACACTTCTTCCACAGCCTGGATGGATTCCGGTTAACACTGTTCGGCCAAATTCTCTTCGAGTTGCCCTTcatcaagctcatcttcgagATCCCATGCTGAAAATGATTCGGCGAACTCCAACTGGTGAAGAAGAGACTGAACTCTTTCAGTATCTACGGGCGTTCATGGTGCCTCCCACCCCTTTGGGATTGGTCGAATGTGGGTTCCATTGGAATTTTACCCTAGGCCCTGCCCACTGTCAGAACATGACTCGCTCTATCTTCTGTGGGACCGGAGAACGTTCGCTACGAGTCCTCGCCGAGGGTTGCCAAACCTATCGCCTCCGGTGCATCAAGGTACCGCCATCAGCATCGAAACTTACTGGGCATGATTGGAGTGTCGCGGAGACAGTCTGGCCAAGCGTGGTCTATATCTTCGTGAATGACGCGGAGCTCCACGTGCGTCGAAAGGTGCACAATGGAAAAGATATACCATTGGACATAACGGATTATTTGCATGAGGGCATCAACAGGGTTTCTATTCATTTGATTCGCAGCGCAGCCGAGGCCAAAGATGTGTATTACGTGGCCGGGGTCGAGGTATTTGATATCGCAGAATATGCCACTGTCAGGAGTAATGCACGTGAGCTTCCAGCGTCTGAATCCCGAGCTCGAATTCAACAGCGCTTGGCGGCTCGTGCGACAGATGATGAACTGAGCATTGTCAATGATGACCTTACTGTAAATCTGGTCGACCCTTTCATGGCTCGCATTTTCAACACCCCTGTCCGTGGTAGCACCTGTGCGCACCAGGAATGCTTCGATCTCGATACCTTCCTCATGACGAGAGCGTCCAAGTCAGGCAAAGGGCCTATGAAAGAGAATTGGAAATGTCCGATTTGCGGCGAAGACGCCCGTCCGACGAGCCTCATAATCGACGGATTCCTGGCCGAAGTGCTTGCCGAGCTCAAACGTACCAACCGCGTGGAAGATGCCCGAGCGATCCAGATTAGAGCGAACGGTTCATGGGAGTTGAAGACCGATCGGGAACCACAAGCCGCTGAGGAACGGAATGGGAACAGGGCTGGTAGTGCTGCTAATGGGGTTGCTGCGAAACGAAAGCACGACGATGCCACGAGTGCGTCTCCTTTGCCGCAGAGACTCAAGTCTGAAGTATCGTCCACTCCTagtgccggtgccggtgctGGACGCAGTCCTCAGCCGGAGGTTATTGAGTTGGATTAG
- a CDS encoding DUF5102 domain-containing protein (COG:S;~EggNog:ENOG410PFP8;~InterPro:IPR031355;~PFAM:PF17104) produces the protein MSENQPNSHLEPPQKSVELEDPGAQESASNSDDEDHFSDASEGNPRSHSRTTSGHASPIPRTRVEKVDDNPSHGEVPGTAAYEKREKDSVPDEVEVIPEGSRSRSQSTAQSPANRASSVPRTVVERVDPERPSHGDIPGTDAYDKRRADAVPDLVTTAPESGGTLELNPESKPDAVPAIAEVPETVVSQVETPTEEEPESRPHAHRRRPSDALPDSVETVPDAPDPQPLSATSIEQGSSDITENDQQKMGDDGDIGNNSTTMPGALPEDEDDAAVDDFDDFAEQQGDMGDDDFGDFDDGFQEPEEVVEAEAMDQSTLATPQLPTPSVPSLIDFDAIRSLPDLHAALEAPLDRLFPTSKNISSLPPVQPIENASAIFHTDRSLSLWSQLVAPPPLQPQNWVKSRIRRLFLVSLGVPVDLDEILPASKQKKLILPGDTTTATVTSTTATTTTHSSITTATTTQQQQTKSTTSSSRRGPQPPPDFDLSSVGRLCSTTDAALSGLTDPELQSHVNELHGVTQTASAVLEYWLKRYDELVKEKEAFEGVIENLVSHARRVRK, from the exons ATGTCAGAGAATCAACCCAATTCGCACCTGGAACCCCCTCAAAAGAGCGTGGAGTTGGAAGACCCCGGGGCCCAGGAATCTG CATCCAAcagcgacgacgaagaccACTTTTCAGACGCTAGTGAAGGCAATCCACGTTCGCACTCTCGAACAACATCCGGTCACGCTTCTCCTATTCCCCGGACCCGAGTCGAGAAAGTGGACGATAACCCCTCCCATGGAGAAGTTCCCGGAACAGCCGCCTacgagaagagagagaaagactCAGTTCCAGATGAGGTCGAAGTAATCCCCGAAGGTTCACGCAGCAGAAGTCAATCGACAGCGCAATCCCCAGCAAACAGGGCCTCATCAGTTCCCCGGACGGTTGTCGAAAGGGTCGACCCGGAGCGTCCAAGCCATGGCGATATTCCCGGTACAGATGCGTACGATAAGCGCAGAGCAGATGCGGTTCCTGATCTTGTAACGACGGCCCCGGAGTCAGGTGGTACACTGGAACTCAATCCCGAGTCCAAGCCCGATGCTGTCCCTGCTATTGCGGAGGTGCCCGAGACGGTGGTTTCACAGGTAGAGACTCCGACTGAGGAGGAGCCCGAGTCAAGGCCACACGCACACCGTCGCAGGCCCAGTGATGCTTTGCCGGATTCGGTAGAGACTGTGCCAGATGCCCCAG ATCCACAACCGTTGTCTGCGACTAGTATCGAGCAAGGATCATCAGATATAACTGAGAATGATCAGCAaaagatgggtgatgatggcGACATTGGCAACAATAGCACAACTATGCCCGGAGCCCTcccagaagatgaagatgacgCTGCCGTGGACGACTTTGATGACTTTGCAGAGCAACAAGGGGACATgggagatgatgatttcGGGGACTTCGATGATGGTTTCCAAGAGCCTGAGGAGGTTGTTGAAGCTGAGGCCATGGATCAAAGCACACTAGCGACGCCTCAACTACCGACTCCTTCAGTC CCATCACTCATAGACTTCGACGCCATCCGATCCCTTCCCGACCTCCACGCCGCCCTCGAAGCCCCCCTCGACCGTCTCTTCCCCACCTCCAAAAACATCAGCTCCCTCCCCCCAGTCCAGCCCATCGAAAACGCCTCCGCCATCTTCCACACAGACcgctccctctccctctggTCCCAGCTCGTCGCCCCGCCCCCTCTCCAGCCCCAGAACTGGGTCAAATCCCGAATCCgccgcctcttcctggtcTCCCTAGGCGTTCCCGTCGATCTAGACGAGATTCTGCCCGCCTCGAAACAAAAGAAACTCATACTCCCAGGCGATACAACCACCGCCACAGTCACATCAACAACAGCCACAACAACCACCCACTCCTCGATCacaacagctacaacaacccaacaacaacaaacaaaATCCACCACATCTTCCTCCCGCCGCGGACCACAACCCCCACCAGACTTCGACCTCTCCTCCGTCGGCCGCCTCTGCTCGACAACCGACGCCGCACTTTCAGGCCTCACAGACCCGGAACTGCAATCACATGTCAACGAGTTACACGGCGTTACACAGACGGCGAGCGCGGTGCTGGAGTACTGGCTGAAGCGGTATGATGAGCtggtgaaggagaaggaagcgTTTGAGGGGGTTATTGAGAATTTAGTTAGTCATGCTAGGAGGGTTAGGAAGTAG
- the NSP1 gene encoding putative nucleoporin Nsp1 (COG:Y;~EggNog:ENOG410PGJ5;~InterPro:IPR007758,IPR025574,IPR026010;~PFAM:PF13634,PF05064;~go_component: GO:0005643 - nuclear pore [Evidence IEA];~go_function: GO:0017056 - structural constituent of nuclear pore [Evidence IEA]), producing the protein MSFSFNPPSSGGGSSGGLFGSASSSPFGSNPNSSNTNSSGGLFGNVGASSTPASSGASLFGNKSSTPQASSGPSLFGSGTSGASGSSTPSFSFGTQNNAGSGTQSSGLFGSGSTTPKATEAPASGQSSGGGLFGNAPKPAGGLFGNTATPAPAGAGLFGNTSTTPAGPPPQGGAGQGQSLFGQPAQKPAGGLFGNATSNTTSSTTPTAATTATAPSTTPAPFGGGLQQQSGGSLFGNTQQKPLFGSTPSAPTGGGLFGNKPAESTTPATTSADSGSKPSLFGGPTATPAAAGQSAQTSSLFKPPTATTTTSETSTTPTTSTTPAKPMFGLGSTTSSTTPSATPAAAPPAGGLFSGLGAAKSTATSAPGTAALSVPSTQPAPTGGLFGNKPAETTPSTQPASTSAGAGTTTTAPATAAPTTATTGSSTTGTTAGTTAPPAGAGLGASTVGPAPPAQSRLKNKTMDEIITRWATDLTKYQKDFREQAEKVAEWDRMLVENGTKVQKLYGSTVDAERATQEVERQLGSVEGQQEELSSWLDRYEREVDEMMSKQVGPGETLQGPDQERERTYKLAEKLSERLDEMGKDLSSMIEEVNGASATLSKTSKADEPISQIVRILNSHLSQLQLIDQGTTELQDKVSAAQKAGQTMSSRFGYGFSSSIGSASAADDFYRSYMGRR; encoded by the exons ATGTCATTCAGCTTCAATCCCCCATCATCGGGTGGAGGATCTTCTGGTGGCCTTTTTGGCTCTGCCAGTTCCAGTCCCTTTGGCTCCAATCCGAACAGCTCCAACACCAATTCAAGCGGCGGTCTCTTCGGAAATGTAGGCGCATCATCAACACCCGCCAGCTCAGGCGCATCTCTGTTCGGAAACAAGTCTTCGACCCCTCAAGCTTCGTCTGGTCCCTCTCTTTTTGGTTCCGGCACTAGCGGTGCATCTGGCAGCAGCACCCCCAGTTTCAGCTTCGGTACGCAGAACAACGCCGGTTCAGGTACTCAGTCGTCAGGGCTGTTTGGAAGTGGATCTACAACTCCCAAGGCGACTGAAGCTCCTGCGTCTGGTCAATCGAGCGGCGGTGGATTGTTTGGCAACGCGCCGAAGCCTGCAGGCGGCTTGTTTGGAAATACGGCTACTCCTGCTCCAGCTGGTGCAGGTCTTTTCGGCAACACATCTACCACTCCTGCTGGTCCTCCTCCGCAGGGCGGTGCCGGTCAAGGGCAGTCTCTTTTTGGCCAGCCGGCGCAGAAGCCAGCCGGTGGTCTCTTTGGAAATGCGACCTCCAACACCACCTCGTCAACGACTCCAACCGCTGCCACGACGGCAACTGCCCCTTCTACTACGCCAGCGCCATTTGGAGGAGGATTGCAGCAGCAGTCGGGCGGCAGCCTCTTTGGAAACACACAACAGAAGCCATTGTTTGGATCGACGCCATCGGCACCTACGGGAGGTGGTCTTTTTGGGAATAAACCGGCAGAGTCGACGACTCCGGCCACGACTAGTGCGGACAGCGGTTCCAAGCCTTCTCTCTTTGGGGGGCCGACAGCCACTCCAGCAGCGGCCGGACAAAGTGCGCAGACATCATCACTCTTCAAACCACCTACTGCCACCACAACCACTAGTGAAACATCCACTACGCCCACCACATCCACCACTCCGGCCAAGCCAATGTTTGGTTTAGGAAGCACCACCTCTTCTACTACTCCGTCTGCTACTCCTGCAGCTGCACCTCCTGCGGGTGGCTTGTTCTCTGGCCTTGGTGCAGCTAAGTCGACCGCGACTAGTGCCCCTGGTACTGCCGCTCTTTCGGTCCCTAGCACCCAACCGGCGCCCACTGGTGGACTGTTTGGAAACAAGCCTGCGGAAACCACGCCATCAACACAGCCAGCCAGCACTTCTGCCGGCGCAGGAACCACTACGACCGCCCCAGCGACTGCAGCGCCGACCACTGCAACAACGGGATCCTCCACTACTGGCACAACCGCAGGGACGACCGCCCCACCAGCAGGCGCTGGCTTGGGCGCTTCGACAGTCGGACCCGCACCTCCTGCCCAGTCTCGCTTGAAGAACAAGACGATGGACGAGATCATCACCCGCTGGGCTACAGACCTGACCAAGTACCAGAAGGACTTCCGGGAGCAGGCCGAAAAGGTGGCCGAATGGGACCGTATGTTGGTGGAGAATGGAACCAAGGTGCAGAAACTGTACGGCAGCACTGTCGATGCAGAGCGTGCCACGCAGGAAGTAGAGCGCCAGCTTGGATCTGTCGAGGGACAACAGGAGGAACTTAGCTCGTGGCTCGACCGGTACGAGCGCGAGGTCGATGAGATGATGTCAAAGCAGGTTGGACCTGGCGAAACTCTTCAGGGACCTGACCAGGAGCGTGAGAGGACGTACAAGTTGGCCGAGAAGTTGTCGGAGCGTTTGGACGAGATGGGCAAGGATCTGTCAAGCATGATTGAAGAAGTCAACGGCGCGTCGGCGACGTTGAGCAAGACCAGCAAGGCAGATGAACCG ATTTCCCAAATCGTGCGCATCCTCAACTCGCACCTCTCGCAGCTCCAGCTCATCGACCAGGGCACGACAGAGCTCCAGGACAAGGTCAGCGCGGCGCAAAAGGCAGGCCAGACGATGTCATCTCGCTTCGGATATGGATTCAGTAGCTCTATCGGTAGCGCGAGTGCGGCGGATGATTTCTACCGGTCGTACATGGGACGTCGGTGA
- a CDS encoding uncharacterized protein (COG:S;~EggNog:ENOG410PSSD;~InterPro:IPR007648;~PFAM:PF04568;~go_component: GO:0005739 - mitochondrion [Evidence IEA];~go_function: GO:0042030 - ATPase inhibitor activity [Evidence IEA];~go_process: GO:0032780 - negative regulation of ATPase activity [Evidence IEA]), translating to MFRQSIARPVASANRLVGNRSFSAIAPRMGEGDTGAPKSGGAASSDSFSRREAANEAVYIKQQEQEKLQALKKKLSEQRDQLNELEQHVDELSKGKQQ from the exons ATGTTCCGTCAAAGCATCGCTCGCCCTGTCGCCTCCGCCAACCGTCTCGTTGGAAACCGTTCGTTCTCTGCCATCGCTCCCAGGATGGGTGAAGGTGACACTGGTGCCCCCAAGTCGGGCGGTGCTGCTTCATC GGACTCGTTCTCCCGCCGTGAAGCCGCAAACGAAGCCGTCTACATCaagcagcaggagcaggaaaA ACTCCAGGCCCTCAAGAAGAAGCTTTCCGAGCAGCGCGATCAACTCAATGAGTTGGAACAGCATGT TGACGAACTGAGCAAGGGCAAGCAGCAGTAG
- the artA gene encoding 14-3-3 adaptor artA (COG:O;~EggNog:ENOG410PHTI;~InterPro:IPR023410,IPR000308,IPR036815,IPR023409;~PFAM:PF00244) has protein sequence MGHEDAVYLAKLAEQAERYEEMVENMKVVASADVELTVEERNLLSVAYKNVIGARRASWRIVTSIEQKEESKGNESQVTLIKEYRQKIEAELAKICDDILEVLDQHLIPSSQSGESKVFYHKMKGDYHRYLAEFAIGDKRKGAADASLEAYKNATEVAQTELAPTHPIRLGLALNFSVFYYEILNSPDQACHLAKLAFDDAIAELDTLSEESYKDSTLIMQLLRDNLVSDRNQTYPLFHILMTFRPSGPLRRLSLPATRTPPLLRRRKRPPPPRARRSPLSK, from the exons ATGGGTCACGAAGATGCTGTCTATCTCGCCAAGCTCGCCGAGCAGGCTGAGCGCTATGAGG AAATGGTCGAGAACATGAAGGTCGTTGCCTCTGCCGACGTTGAGCTTACGGTCGAGGAGCGGAATCTTTTGTCCGTTGCCTACAAGAACGTCATTGGTGCCCGCCGTGCGTCATGGAGAATCGTCACCTCCATCGAGCAGAAAGAAGAGTCCAAGGGCAACGAGTCTCAGGTTACCCTTATCAAGGAGTACCGTCAGAAGATCGAGGCTGAGCTGGCCAAGATCTGCGATGACATCCTCGAGGTTCTCGACCAGCACCTGATTCCTTCGTCCCAGTCTGGTGAATCCAAGGTCTTCTACCACAAGATGAAGGGTGACTACCACCGTTATCTCGCCGAGTTTGCCATTGGCGACAAGCGCAAGGGCGCTGCCGACGCTTCTCTCGAGGCTTACAAGAACGCTACCGAGGTCGCTCAAACCGAGTTGGCTCCTACCCACCCCATCCGGCTCGGGTTGGCCCTGAACTTCTCTGTCTTTTACTACGAGATCCTCAACTCCCCTGACCAGGCTTGCCATCTCGCCAAGCTTGCTTTTGACGACGCCATTGCTG AGCTCGACACCCTGAGCGAGGAGAGCTACAAGGACTCGACCCTCATCATGCAGCTCCTCAGAGACAACCTGGTAAGTGACAGAAACCAGACATACCCATTATTCCATATACTAATGACTTTTAGACCCTCTGGACCTCTTCGGAGGCTGAGCCTGCCGGCGACTCGAACGCCCCCGCtcctgagaagaaggaagaggcccCCGCCGCCGAGGGCGAGGAGAAGCCCGCTGAGTAAATGA
- a CDS encoding short coiled-coil protein (COG:S;~EggNog:ENOG410PRKQ;~InterPro:IPR019357;~PFAM:PF10224) codes for MATQTDSQGSAPVPTMPQPNDPSRTHNISVSSSSSVSDAETERRGRSERPRMASRKPSASILVPRDHPEIEIEEEEFPPDDARAMSPRRNSADLERLGKEARHTLQEQAKVLQSSLQALAERIDAVKSDHDKLESENKFLQDYIGGLTRNMTKSDTPKSSKARKSQK; via the exons ATGGCGACCCAAACCGACTCCCAGGGTTCAGCGCCGGTGCCTACCATGCCTCAACCCAATGATCCCAGCCGCACGCACAACATATCTGTatcatcgtcctcgtccgtTTCCGATGCTGAGACAGAGCGCCGAGGCCGGTCTGAACGTCCCCGCATGGCTAGTCGGAAGCCCAGTGCCTCCATACTCGTTCCCCGTGACCATCCAGAGATCGAgatcgaggaggaagagttTCCGCCCGATGATGCTCGTGCTATGAGTCCGCGTCGTAACTCGGCGGATTTGGAACGATTGGGGAAGGAGGCTAGGCatactctgcagga ACAAGCCAAAGTTCTTCAATCGTCGCTTCAGGCATTGGCCGAACGAATCGATGCCGTGAAATCAGACCACGACAAGCTCGAGAGCGAGAACAAATTCCTGCAAGACTACATTGGTGGATTGACCCGCAACATGACCAAGAGCGATACCCCGAAAAGCAGCAAGGCGCGCAAGTCACAGAAATAA